CCGCCTTGGCTTTCGGTACGGGTACCGAACGAGAGGAGGGGCATTTCTACGGCTTGTAGCACGGGGATACTTACAATTGTCTACACATCCCACATGGTGATGCAGGGGGTGTGATATCAGTGGCGACAGCAATCGCCTTGAATTGGCGCTGGCCGGCTACCTACACAAACAGCACCGTTAGCTCATTTCAGGGAACATAACCCAAGAGGAAAAAAGGACAGAAAGAAGGGGAACAGCAAATGCGCAGGCAGCATACAACAGCTGTTCCAAACGCCACTCGCTCAGCACATGTGCCGACAGGATATGAGGCATTTTCCACATTGGCGCCTGTGAAGTACTCCCCTgactgggagaggagggcggcGCCTACTCGAAATTTCGAATACGGGCCTAAAACAATAGCAATGAGCCCAAAATCTGGATGAGGTAGGTGGAAATGGGTATGGTGCGATAAAACTTTTGTTTGATCGCCCCCAGAAGTAGTGCTTACAGTAGGCTGCTTCTTTGGCC
Above is a window of Aspergillus puulaauensis MK2 DNA, chromosome 2, nearly complete sequence DNA encoding:
- a CDS encoding cytidine deaminase (BUSCO:EOG09264RJL;~COG:F;~EggNog:ENOG410PPBI;~InterPro:IPR006262,IPR002125,IPR016193;~PFAM:PF00383,PF08211;~go_function: GO:0003824 - catalytic activity [Evidence IEA];~go_function: GO:0004126 - cytidine deaminase activity [Evidence IEA];~go_function: GO:0008270 - zinc ion binding [Evidence IEA];~go_process: GO:0009972 - cytidine deamination [Evidence IEA]); the protein is MTSSALTTQEVELLSSKANAAKEAAYCPYSKFRVGAALLSQSGEYFTGANVENASYPVGTCAERVAFGTAVVAGQRQFKAIAVATDITPPASPCGMCRQFISEFTFPSFPVYMYDKDMNCTVLTMGELLPKSFGPNDFEH